TTTCTTCATGGAAAAAGTCCCATATCATTTGGCCAAAATGATTACGCTCTTCCTGGGAAGGGTTTTCTTTTAGAAACTCGCCAAGGTGCCTTCCTTCAATAAAGCTCATGCAAAGCACTTTTTCAGTAGAATATTGTTGAATCCATTTTGGGATTTGTATGACTTCATTTCCGAATCTTCTCCTGAACTCATCAATTTGAGAACCCTCATGGATATAATCAGTCTCTTCCATCAAAGTATTTTTGATCTCATTAAAATAAGGGTCTATATCCTGCCCTTTTTTTATGATTCGTTTTGCTAAAGACTTAGCCACTGCCATATCGGAATTGATGGTTTCCCTTACATTTGGATACTGAATCTTTACAGCAACTTTTTGGCCATCTTTAAGTTCAGCACGATGTACCTGTCCAATAGAAGCTGCCGCAAATGCTTGGGTGTCAAATTTCTTGAAGATCTTTTCCGGGTAGTCTCCTAGCTCTCTTTTGATTATAGTTCGAACCAGAGCCTTATTAATAGGAGGTACGGAATATTGTGCCTGGCTCATTACCTCAGCGAATTCCTCTGGTAGAAAGCCCTGATCCATGCTCATTCCTTGGGCTATCTTGAGTGCAGTACCTCTTAGCTTAGTAAATTCCTTAAAAACTTCTTTAGCGTTGTTTGTATGGAATTCTTTGTCATCTATTTCATTCCCTTTTACTTTCTTCTTTATATACCGCTGAGCATAATTAGTACCCACCTTAATACCCGTCTTCGCGATTATTTTTCCTCGTTCAAATTTTGAGGATGGAAAATCACTCATTATCAGTAACCTCACTTTTATTATCAGAAAACATGTCTTTTAAACAATCTCCAAATAGAGGAATATTATCCCCCATTCCTATGGTGCCAAACATATACTTGGCAAGATCAAATCCCTTGTCTATGGCTTTATTGTAAATAGTTTCCTCAAAGAGAGAAGTTAGTTTATCGACAAGAGCTAGAGTGTTTTCTTTCTGATCTGACTTATCATTTAACCAGAATTTTACCAGGAATAAATATTGGCTGGTAAGCAGAGAGTAGAAATAATCCTTCATGAAAAAGCCTGCACTTACAGCAATATTTCCGTCGGAAGTGAGAAAATCTTTAAACAAAGCAGAAACTTCTTTATGAAATTCTGATCGTGAGCCCTTACTGAAGACAAATTTATGATAGGTATCATCAGCAAATCCACCTTCATCAGTTAGCATATCAAAAAGGGTATAAATG
This sequence is a window from Balneola sp.. Protein-coding genes within it:
- a CDS encoding TetR/AcrR family transcriptional regulator; the encoded protein is MSAEKINKKIEITWAAVELYEAKQKLSIPDLVDKTGLSASEIYSYFPNKNAILSFYYPALIYQYWAMIEEIEDFESYSISEKFSNFIYTLFDMLTDEGGFADDTYHKFVFSKGSRSEFHKEVSALFKDFLTSDGNIAVSAGFFMKDYFYSLLTSQYLFLVKFWLNDKSDQKENTLALVDKLTSLFEETIYNKAIDKGFDLAKYMFGTIGMGDNIPLFGDCLKDMFSDNKSEVTDNE
- a CDS encoding AarF/ABC1/UbiB kinase family protein, translated to MSDFPSSKFERGKIIAKTGIKVGTNYAQRYIKKKVKGNEIDDKEFHTNNAKEVFKEFTKLRGTALKIAQGMSMDQGFLPEEFAEVMSQAQYSVPPINKALVRTIIKRELGDYPEKIFKKFDTQAFAAASIGQVHRAELKDGQKVAVKIQYPNVRETINSDMAVAKSLAKRIIKKGQDIDPYFNEIKNTLMEETDYIHEGSQIDEFRRRFGNEVIQIPKWIQQYSTEKVLCMSFIEGRHLGEFLKENPSQEERNHFGQMIWDFFHEEIRVGGYVHADTHPGNFLFTYDGKLGVIDFGCVKLFPDEFFKNYLKLLPTHLANDLEAIRDLYIKLDVINPESETQEREEEYYNFARNYGIMFSKPYRYDVFDFSDPKFDEEIRHFTKEAPLSNELRGSKHFLYTSRVHTGLYSILIKLGAQINTKGAKIVLSKLLDMEFENYAAV